The Diadema setosum chromosome 4, eeDiaSeto1, whole genome shotgun sequence genome window below encodes:
- the LOC140227815 gene encoding C-type lectin domain family 10 member A-like, producing MTAELADFGAHGVCRNKYNATYTFPIHMHQQCKIKTVNDTAVQLIPKFIKRASSPKSCAQGGYWICRLPVNDCPDGWVNNTDSGSCYMLVKSEETYSAAKNICERHNAQVVSLNTKEELEFVWQYVSNELTSYKEFWIGLNHVNTSDWQWEDGTSLRIAPSAFWAVGEPNNWLSQQEDNAHVTSNSKVNDASGSLSYYFVCEMKLLDPKVKL from the exons CCCATGGTGTATGCAGGAACAAGTACAATGCCACCTACACTTTCCCCATACACATGCACCAACAGTGCAAGATAAAGACAGTCAACGACACAGCAGTTCAACTAATCCCAAAGTTCATAAAGCGGGCTTCCTCTCCAAAGAGTTGCGCTCAGGGTGGCTACTGGATTTGTCGCCTTCCGG TGAATGATTGCCCAGACGGCTGGGTGAATAATACTGACAGCGGATCTTGCTACATGCTGGTGAAGTCAGAGGAAACCTACAGTGCCGCAAAAAACATTTGTGAACGACACAACGCACAGGTTGTCAGTTTGAACACCAAGGAAGAGCTGGAGTTCGTCTGGCAGTACGTTTCTAACGAACTAACCTCCTACAAGGAATTCTGGATAg GACTGAATCATGTGAATACCAGTGACTGGCAGTGGGAAGACGGAACCAGCCTGCGCATTGCACCCAGCGCTTTTTGGGCGGTAGGTGAACCCAACAATTGGCTTTCCCAGCAGGAGGATAACGCTCACGTGACAAGCAACTCAAAAGTTAATGACGCGAGTGGCAGCTTAAGTTACTACTTCGTCTGCGAGATGAAATTACTGGATCCTAAGGTGAAATTGTGA